Proteins from a single region of Methanoculleus taiwanensis:
- a CDS encoding nucleotidyltransferase domain-containing protein — MRCRKSKDQEQTMQGEMRRRHVLESEEREQLLDTVRAVLAGLPGIETGYVFGSFCRGDFADVDVAVLIAGEPSPYQAMRFARRVERELERALCHRFEADVKILNTAPIAFQHEVIRSGRPVFSRDRGRTVGYEADILSRYLDYKDTLEWFDRILLTKA, encoded by the coding sequence ATGCGATGCAGGAAGAGTAAAGACCAGGAGCAGACGATGCAGGGAGAGATGCGGCGGCGCCACGTACTGGAATCTGAGGAGAGAGAGCAACTCCTCGATACCGTCCGTGCGGTTCTTGCCGGCCTTCCCGGGATAGAGACCGGATATGTCTTCGGTTCGTTCTGCAGAGGGGATTTTGCAGACGTGGATGTCGCGGTTCTGATCGCCGGAGAGCCTTCCCCCTACCAGGCGATGCGGTTCGCGAGGAGAGTCGAGCGGGAGCTTGAGCGGGCGCTTTGCCACCGCTTCGAGGCCGACGTGAAAATTCTCAACACCGCCCCCATTGCATTCCAGCACGAGGTCATCCGGAGCGGAAGACCGGTATTCTCCCGCGATCGGGGCAGGACGGTAGGGTACGAGGCCGATATCCTCTCCCGATACCTCGACTATAAGGATACGCTTGAGTGGTTCGACAGAATCCTGCTTACGAAGGCCTGA
- a CDS encoding lipase family alpha/beta hydrolase, protein MQRCSMNNCPVVLVHGWKSHPGVWKRLALRLEERGIPAWKFDHSGMRDESAPAVAAALQGYIRTMREESDHAGAIDIVCHSMGTLATRYLLEVMDGSARTERVRNLIGIGPPNNGSSMAELFNDPVHGPGIRRLLAGTFVPHGYRPAEDAIVQDLRPGSRVVAALRAAGIRDDIRYRVIMSANHAAASGFFPLFEGKTWVFASDGTWETTYAGDGIIPHADSYLPGAGYDILPLDPVLLHREPDTYCHLRLPGNPEVIERILEYVTNPATRPSGFFPEGEEGTRK, encoded by the coding sequence ATGCAGCGTTGCAGCATGAATAACTGTCCGGTCGTCCTCGTGCACGGGTGGAAGAGCCACCCCGGGGTCTGGAAACGCCTCGCCCTCCGGCTCGAGGAGCGGGGAATCCCCGCCTGGAAGTTCGACCATTCCGGGATGCGGGACGAGTCGGCGCCTGCCGTAGCCGCCGCACTGCAGGGCTACATCCGCACGATGCGGGAGGAGAGCGACCACGCGGGCGCTATCGACATCGTCTGCCACTCGATGGGCACGCTCGCCACCCGCTACCTGCTCGAGGTGATGGACGGCAGTGCCCGAACAGAGCGTGTCCGGAACCTGATCGGCATCGGCCCGCCGAACAACGGCTCATCGATGGCCGAGCTGTTCAACGATCCCGTCCACGGCCCCGGTATCAGGCGGCTCCTCGCCGGAACCTTCGTGCCGCACGGCTACCGTCCTGCGGAGGACGCGATCGTCCAGGACCTCCGGCCGGGAAGCAGGGTCGTGGCCGCCCTCCGCGCCGCCGGGATACGGGACGATATCCGCTACCGGGTGATCATGAGCGCCAACCACGCAGCGGCGTCCGGTTTCTTCCCGCTGTTTGAAGGAAAGACCTGGGTCTTTGCATCGGACGGAACCTGGGAGACGACGTATGCCGGCGACGGCATCATCCCCCACGCCGACTCGTACCTGCCGGGAGCGGGCTACGACATCCTCCCGCTCGACCCCGTGCTGCTGCACAGGGAGCCCGACACCTACTGCCACCTCCGCCTGCCGGGAAACCCGGAGGTGATCGAGCGTATCCTCGAGTACGTCACCAATCCCGCGACCCGGCCATCGGGCTTTTTCCCGGAGGGAGAGGAGGGGACGCGCAAGTAA
- a CDS encoding glycoside hydrolase family 3 protein, whose translation MVRPSPGRLLVVVLVLTTAVAGCTSAPAQQDTLNRTLDSLTLDEKIGQMLMVGFRGYAVDADTQIAREIAAGRVGGVILFDRDVALGSSERNIRDPAQVRALTAELQGYAEKIPLFIAVDQEGGAVCRLKEAYGYPPTVSAAALGELNNETATREAGRSLAAMVRESGCNLNFAPVVDLNVTADSPAIGRLGRSFSDNASVVAENARWIIEEHHAEGVMTAIKHFPGHGSALADTHAGFTDVTATWTEEELLPYRDLIGRNLPDMVMTAHVYNAHLDPDYPATLSHATVTGILREQLGYDGVVVTDAMDMGAIHDTYGLEESLCLSINAGCDIFLFANNLVYDEEVAEKAVGIVKNLVAEGKISEERINESCARILRLKMRYLADGQGSP comes from the coding sequence ATGGTTCGCCCCTCCCCCGGAAGGCTCCTTGTCGTCGTGCTCGTTCTCACCACCGCTGTTGCGGGCTGCACCTCCGCACCGGCTCAGCAGGATACCCTCAACCGAACACTGGACTCGCTCACCCTCGATGAGAAGATCGGGCAGATGCTCATGGTCGGGTTTCGCGGCTACGCCGTCGATGCCGACACGCAGATCGCCCGCGAGATCGCGGCCGGGCGGGTCGGCGGGGTGATCCTCTTCGACCGCGACGTAGCGCTCGGCAGCAGCGAGCGGAACATCAGGGATCCGGCCCAGGTCCGTGCCCTGACCGCAGAACTCCAGGGCTATGCCGAAAAGATCCCGCTCTTCATCGCCGTCGACCAGGAAGGCGGGGCGGTCTGCCGGCTCAAGGAGGCCTACGGCTATCCCCCGACCGTCTCCGCCGCGGCGCTCGGCGAGCTGAACAACGAGACCGCCACCCGGGAGGCGGGACGGAGCCTTGCCGCGATGGTGCGGGAGAGCGGCTGCAACCTCAACTTCGCCCCCGTCGTCGACCTGAACGTCACGGCCGACTCGCCCGCGATCGGCAGGCTCGGACGGAGCTTCTCCGACAACGCGAGCGTGGTCGCCGAAAACGCACGCTGGATCATCGAGGAGCACCACGCGGAGGGCGTGATGACGGCGATCAAGCACTTCCCGGGCCACGGGAGCGCCCTGGCCGACACCCACGCAGGGTTCACCGACGTCACTGCGACCTGGACCGAGGAGGAACTCCTGCCCTACCGGGACCTCATCGGCCGGAATCTCCCCGACATGGTCATGACCGCCCACGTCTACAACGCACACCTCGACCCCGACTACCCGGCCACGCTCTCGCACGCGACGGTCACCGGGATTCTCCGCGAGCAGCTCGGGTATGACGGCGTGGTCGTCACGGACGCGATGGACATGGGCGCGATCCACGACACCTACGGCCTTGAAGAGTCGCTCTGCCTCTCGATCAACGCCGGATGCGACATCTTCCTCTTTGCAAACAACCTGGTCTACGACGAGGAGGTTGCAGAGAAAGCGGTCGGGATCGTGAAGAACCTGGTCGCAGAGGGGAAGATCTCCGAGGAGCGGATCAATGAATCCTGCGCCCGGATCCTCCGGCTGAAGATGCGGTACCTGGCGGACGGGCAGGGTTCGCCCTGA
- a CDS encoding Hsp20/alpha crystallin family protein, with protein sequence MHRRFHEMMAEAGRAGQQILPVIRGVGIPVDVREIEGEVVVVADLPGMKSSDVTIRLTSPETLRITARRREVPEEAGEGYVIRERVSGEMTRTVNLPADVTDEGASAAFRNGVLTVRLKKVSGEEGIEIPIGEED encoded by the coding sequence ATGCACAGGCGGTTCCACGAGATGATGGCGGAGGCCGGGAGAGCCGGGCAGCAGATACTGCCCGTGATCCGGGGCGTGGGGATTCCGGTCGATGTCCGGGAGATCGAGGGCGAGGTCGTGGTCGTCGCCGACCTCCCGGGGATGAAGAGCAGCGACGTCACGATACGGCTCACCAGCCCGGAGACGCTGCGGATCACCGCCCGGCGAAGAGAGGTGCCTGAAGAAGCAGGAGAAGGCTACGTCATCAGGGAGCGGGTCTCCGGCGAGATGACCAGAACCGTAAACCTTCCCGCAGACGTCACGGACGAGGGTGCATCGGCCGCCTTCAGGAACGGCGTGCTGACCGTGCGGCTGAAGAAGGTTTCCGGGGAAGAGGGGATCGAGATCCCGATCGGCGAGGAGGACTGA
- a CDS encoding polyprenyl synthetase family protein — MYLCSVIDPETGEHGKEILLDENSRAWYLERLGDLPETLRINRCIAETIQKEIADYGLYPPFSCRDAPMRISPDGLAWEAASLSFAPSAISVAFPDPGSGQSVSLLLQPEVPFVDIPGLLPDGEGIGMEYVTCPRLVLTGRYGDEAIAGEAWFDCQAGGDTWFAKKNRDGISAPLGWDWCGVNLDDGRSLLFMHRKEIESGETEAKFCILFEGDDARYFSDFELEPLRFWESGKTHIHYPVEWAFTVSDIGCRLAFSPEIDPQEIELIGISGGIWEGSGTVAGEIGGMAVAGRGQLEVYGCGYIRNLSDFLGRFHEKIDTGLAGMFPRAINCGWCDALFGRHQPILDCTPMTETIAKPVWDLLSRNGKHWRPIFGFLIAEAMGVPMDEDVERLFILTELLHTSALIIDDIEDQSILRRGEECIHIRYGIDVAINAASTLYFFPQSVVARSEGLTDGQRYRILMLMTETSLKAHLGQAQDIYWSGTISRENLDLWLESSLDAQLLQMYSYKTASATEGVAALSATFLDLADEKKEACLAFGRAMGVVFQIIDDVLNFSDSPEWRKVQGEDLKAGKPTYAIIRAIWMLNGLESARLKDILCTPELREDEVVLAEGIALVRKSGAVESCTQEAVEMIEEAWKQFSCHIPPSPAKLMLRVVCANLIQMAYEV; from the coding sequence ATGTACCTCTGCTCCGTCATCGACCCGGAGACGGGAGAGCACGGCAAAGAGATTCTCCTCGATGAGAACTCGCGTGCCTGGTACCTGGAGAGGCTCGGGGATCTCCCGGAGACGCTTCGGATCAACCGATGCATCGCAGAGACGATACAGAAAGAGATCGCCGATTACGGGCTCTACCCGCCGTTCTCCTGCCGGGATGCCCCGATGCGGATCTCGCCGGACGGACTGGCATGGGAGGCTGCATCGCTCTCGTTTGCACCGTCTGCGATATCGGTGGCTTTTCCGGATCCCGGGAGCGGTCAGTCGGTCTCGCTTCTTTTACAGCCGGAAGTCCCGTTCGTGGATATCCCCGGCCTGCTCCCTGACGGGGAGGGGATCGGCATGGAGTACGTCACCTGCCCCCGTCTTGTGCTTACGGGGCGCTACGGCGACGAGGCGATCGCGGGGGAGGCATGGTTCGACTGCCAGGCAGGGGGGGATACCTGGTTTGCGAAGAAGAACCGGGACGGGATATCCGCTCCCCTTGGCTGGGACTGGTGCGGTGTCAACCTCGACGATGGCCGGAGCCTGCTCTTTATGCACAGAAAGGAGATCGAGTCCGGCGAGACGGAAGCGAAGTTCTGCATCCTCTTTGAGGGCGATGATGCCCGGTACTTTTCGGATTTCGAGCTCGAACCGCTGCGGTTCTGGGAGAGCGGAAAGACCCACATTCACTACCCGGTCGAATGGGCGTTTACCGTCTCCGATATCGGGTGCCGGCTGGCCTTTTCGCCCGAGATCGATCCGCAGGAGATCGAGCTGATCGGGATATCGGGCGGCATCTGGGAAGGGTCGGGGACTGTTGCGGGCGAGATCGGCGGTATGGCCGTGGCGGGGCGGGGGCAGCTCGAGGTCTACGGGTGCGGCTACATACGAAACCTCTCCGACTTCCTCGGCCGGTTCCATGAGAAGATCGACACCGGACTGGCCGGGATGTTTCCGAGAGCGATCAACTGCGGATGGTGCGATGCCCTCTTCGGCAGGCACCAGCCGATACTGGACTGCACGCCGATGACCGAGACGATTGCAAAGCCGGTATGGGATCTGCTCTCGAGAAACGGGAAGCACTGGAGGCCTATATTCGGTTTCCTGATAGCCGAGGCGATGGGTGTTCCGATGGACGAAGATGTCGAGCGGCTTTTCATTCTCACCGAACTCCTGCATACCTCGGCGCTCATCATCGACGACATCGAGGATCAGTCGATCCTCCGGCGGGGGGAGGAGTGCATCCATATCCGCTACGGCATCGATGTCGCCATCAACGCGGCAAGCACCCTGTACTTCTTCCCGCAGAGCGTCGTGGCCCGTTCCGAGGGGCTGACTGACGGGCAGCGCTACAGAATCCTGATGCTGATGACGGAGACCTCGCTCAAGGCGCATCTCGGCCAGGCACAGGACATCTACTGGTCGGGCACCATCTCGCGGGAGAATCTTGACCTGTGGCTGGAAAGCAGCCTCGATGCGCAGCTCCTGCAGATGTACTCCTACAAGACCGCCTCGGCCACCGAAGGGGTCGCTGCGCTCTCGGCAACATTCCTGGACCTCGCCGACGAAAAGAAGGAGGCCTGCCTTGCGTTCGGAAGGGCGATGGGCGTCGTCTTCCAGATCATAGACGACGTGCTGAACTTCAGCGACTCGCCGGAGTGGCGGAAGGTGCAGGGCGAGGACCTGAAGGCAGGCAAGCCCACCTACGCGATAATCCGGGCGATATGGATGCTCAATGGGCTGGAGTCGGCGAGGCTGAAGGATATCCTCTGCACTCCGGAGCTGCGGGAGGACGAAGTGGTTCTTGCCGAGGGGATAGCGCTGGTCAGGAAGTCAGGAGCGGTGGAGAGCTGCACGCAGGAGGCGGTGGAGATGATCGAGGAGGCCTGGAAGCAGTTCTCCTGTCATATCCCTCCCTCACCGGCAAAACTCATGCTCCGCGTGGTCTGCGCAAACCTGATCCAGATGGCGTATGAAGTCTGA
- the hepT gene encoding type VII toxin-antitoxin system HepT family RNase toxin, producing MTQYTGITGHLRELDEATGDWERYQAITLAELKADRDRRNMVLHALLVSVQASIDIANHLVAARSTRRPETYRESFAILCEEGLIPEDLADQLSDLAGFRSVLVHVYWRLNLDEVYGVLQNDLQAVNRFRDLVRAMLRSHLFPE from the coding sequence ATGACGCAGTATACGGGGATCACCGGTCATCTGCGGGAACTCGATGAGGCGACCGGGGACTGGGAGCGGTACCAAGCCATCACGCTCGCAGAACTGAAGGCCGACCGGGACAGGCGGAATATGGTGCTGCACGCGCTTCTCGTCAGTGTCCAGGCATCGATCGATATCGCCAACCATCTGGTCGCAGCCCGGAGTACCCGGCGGCCTGAAACCTACCGGGAGAGTTTTGCAATCCTCTGCGAGGAGGGGCTTATCCCGGAAGATCTCGCCGATCAGCTCTCGGATCTTGCAGGATTCAGAAGTGTTCTGGTTCACGTGTACTGGAGACTGAACCTCGATGAGGTCTATGGGGTACTGCAGAATGACCTGCAGGCCGTGAACCGGTTCAGAGACCTCGTCAGGGCGATGCTCCGGAGCCACCTCTTTCCGGAGTGA
- a CDS encoding flavodoxin domain-containing protein yields MKVIVLYASRYGSTKEIAEFIAETFRRQGVAADARSVGAAPRLDDYDAVVIGSAVYMGHWMGDAVEFVRQNRAALADRPVWLFSSGPLQLGQEVTSTEDPGLEPKEIGEFREAIHPRDHRVFFGALDPAKLGFSHRLIRKLPAGRDLLPEGDFRNWDDIEAWTGGILRALAVPAES; encoded by the coding sequence ATGAAAGTAATCGTTCTTTATGCGAGCAGGTACGGATCCACGAAGGAGATTGCGGAGTTCATCGCCGAAACGTTCCGCCGGCAGGGCGTGGCCGCGGATGCCCGGAGTGTCGGTGCAGCCCCGCGTCTTGACGACTACGACGCCGTCGTGATCGGCAGCGCCGTCTATATGGGGCACTGGATGGGCGACGCAGTTGAGTTCGTGCGGCAGAACCGCGCCGCTCTCGCAGACCGGCCGGTCTGGCTCTTCTCGAGCGGCCCCTTACAGCTCGGGCAGGAGGTAACCTCGACGGAGGATCCCGGGCTCGAGCCAAAAGAGATCGGCGAGTTCCGCGAGGCAATCCACCCGCGTGACCACCGCGTCTTCTTCGGTGCCCTCGACCCGGCCAAACTTGGTTTCAGCCACCGGCTCATCCGAAAACTGCCGGCCGGGCGGGACCTCCTTCCCGAGGGCGATTTCCGGAACTGGGACGATATCGAGGCCTGGACCGGCGGCATTCTGCGGGCGCTGGCGGTGCCGGCAGAGTCCTGA
- a CDS encoding PEP/pyruvate-binding domain-containing protein — translation MDGSSSSVILLGEGDADAGRAVGGKAASLHRMIQSGLPVPPGFVLAAGFFAEWTVSLKKTDAWQNLLAADEEERDDATRRVAAECGTLAFSESQREDLCRALERLPDGLYAVRSSAAGEDAADAAFAGMYRTRLGVRKEQLESAIRDVFASQFEPRVFRYRRELGLSVGDDEIAVIVQHLVAGRVSGVAFSANPETNSRYELVINANWGLCETIVSGRATPDLYVVEKYGDGLLEKQRGEKQISLFFSPDGGIEERVGYRSGEWSLTDGEVRRVRDLVREAEALFCHPVDLEWTFSGDACYLLQARPVTALIPLDERLLTPPGEPRRLYMDITLIEHGMQGSLSPFGSSWLDRILAYTLEDLTGVRGIGSDIREGLGQTLGGRIYLNISNLLWLENPRVIALQFEGLDASAAEAIRALDPREWRSPERPEKMKRIVSSSLWRSKDLIGRAVLGFLFPGRLQRQYAGRVQRFETALEDLEAGLLDLREFCDASGRLVVRLVKESTGATLICSEGARLLLRRMFADGSPDIRGLAELLDRAHPGNVTTEMGRSMHRLAEQIDPVLFSDLSALAERIRRNEMPEPFMEALEEFMEAYGCRGPREIDPAAKGYAGDLLLLLAQARNIRPADCRERFLEMQENRERAYAELHAYCRERGRLKAWYFRHLCRVLDAFGGLREDHKYYLVVVTSRVRKRALEIGRHLAAEGRIESVEDVFLLGIDDVGHALESPGADLRGKIERNRAEYGRVERCRRFPALIDSWGRIHKPPAREPAPGELLGYGVSGGTARGPVKVLRYPGEKEVLPGEILVIGAADPGWTPMFIAAGGIILEVGGLLQHGSIIAREYGKPCVVGIENATAILSDGQVVEVNGSLGTVRIDGLSG, via the coding sequence ATGGATGGATCCAGCAGTTCCGTCATACTCCTCGGCGAAGGCGATGCCGATGCCGGCCGGGCAGTGGGAGGCAAGGCGGCATCGTTGCACCGGATGATCCAAAGCGGCCTTCCTGTCCCGCCGGGCTTCGTCCTCGCGGCAGGTTTCTTTGCGGAGTGGACGGTGTCGCTCAAAAAGACCGATGCCTGGCAGAACCTCCTCGCTGCCGATGAAGAAGAGAGGGACGACGCTACCAGGCGGGTAGCGGCCGAGTGCGGCACGCTTGCGTTCTCCGAGTCGCAGCGAGAGGATCTTTGCCGGGCGCTGGAGCGGTTGCCGGACGGGCTGTACGCCGTCCGTTCGTCTGCAGCCGGCGAGGATGCGGCCGATGCGGCATTTGCGGGCATGTACCGCACAAGGCTCGGAGTCCGCAAAGAGCAGCTGGAATCGGCCATCCGGGACGTCTTCGCATCACAGTTCGAGCCCCGGGTCTTTCGGTACCGGAGGGAGTTGGGGCTCTCTGTCGGTGATGACGAGATCGCGGTCATCGTACAGCACCTGGTGGCGGGCAGGGTGTCAGGGGTTGCCTTCTCGGCAAACCCCGAGACCAACTCCCGCTACGAGCTCGTCATCAACGCGAACTGGGGACTCTGCGAAACCATCGTGTCGGGACGCGCCACGCCCGACCTCTACGTCGTTGAGAAGTACGGGGACGGGCTCCTCGAAAAACAGCGGGGCGAGAAGCAGATCTCGCTCTTCTTTTCACCCGACGGGGGCATCGAGGAGCGGGTCGGCTACCGGAGCGGCGAGTGGTCGCTCACCGACGGGGAAGTCCGGCGGGTGCGCGATCTCGTGCGGGAGGCCGAGGCACTCTTTTGCCATCCGGTCGATCTCGAATGGACGTTCTCGGGCGATGCCTGCTACCTCCTGCAGGCCCGGCCGGTAACGGCGCTCATCCCCCTCGATGAGAGGCTGCTGACGCCGCCCGGAGAACCCCGCCGTCTCTACATGGACATCACCCTGATAGAGCACGGCATGCAGGGCTCTCTTTCGCCCTTCGGATCCTCCTGGCTCGATCGCATCCTGGCGTATACGCTGGAAGACCTGACCGGGGTTAGAGGAATCGGCAGCGACATCAGAGAAGGCCTCGGGCAGACGCTCGGTGGAAGGATCTACCTCAACATCTCGAACCTCCTCTGGCTGGAGAATCCCCGGGTGATTGCCCTGCAGTTCGAAGGCCTTGACGCATCGGCAGCGGAGGCGATACGGGCGCTGGACCCCCGTGAGTGGCGCAGCCCGGAGCGGCCGGAGAAGATGAAGCGGATCGTCTCTTCCTCGCTCTGGCGTTCGAAAGACCTGATCGGGAGGGCGGTGCTGGGTTTCCTCTTCCCCGGCCGCCTGCAGAGGCAGTATGCAGGACGGGTGCAACGGTTCGAGACCGCCCTTGAGGATCTCGAAGCGGGACTTTTGGATCTGCGGGAGTTCTGCGATGCGTCCGGCCGGCTGGTCGTGCGGCTTGTCAAGGAATCGACGGGAGCCACGCTGATCTGTTCGGAAGGCGCCCGCCTGCTCCTGCGGCGGATGTTCGCGGACGGGTCACCCGATATCAGGGGGCTGGCAGAACTGCTCGACCGGGCGCATCCGGGCAACGTCACGACGGAGATGGGCCGATCCATGCACCGCTTGGCAGAGCAGATCGATCCCGTGCTCTTTTCGGATCTTTCTGCCCTGGCAGAACGCATACGGCGGAACGAGATGCCGGAACCGTTCATGGAAGCGCTGGAGGAGTTCATGGAGGCCTACGGCTGCCGGGGGCCGCGTGAGATCGACCCGGCCGCGAAAGGATATGCAGGCGACCTGCTGCTCCTTCTGGCCCAGGCGAGAAACATCCGCCCGGCCGACTGCCGGGAACGGTTCCTTGAGATGCAGGAGAACCGGGAGCGTGCATATGCGGAGCTTCACGCCTACTGTAGGGAACGGGGGCGCCTGAAGGCCTGGTACTTCAGGCACCTCTGCAGGGTGCTCGACGCCTTCGGGGGTTTGCGCGAGGATCACAAGTACTACCTGGTCGTGGTCACCTCCCGCGTCCGGAAGAGGGCGCTTGAGATCGGCAGGCACCTCGCGGCTGAAGGCCGGATTGAGTCCGTAGAAGACGTTTTCCTGCTCGGCATAGACGACGTCGGGCACGCCCTTGAGAGCCCCGGTGCGGATCTGCGGGGGAAGATCGAGAGGAACCGGGCGGAGTACGGGCGGGTCGAGAGATGCCGTCGCTTTCCCGCGCTCATCGATTCATGGGGCCGTATCCATAAGCCGCCGGCAAGGGAACCGGCGCCCGGGGAACTCCTGGGCTACGGCGTCTCCGGGGGAACAGCCCGCGGCCCGGTGAAAGTACTCCGCTATCCCGGTGAAAAAGAAGTCCTTCCCGGGGAGATCCTGGTGATCGGGGCAGCAGACCCCGGATGGACACCGATGTTCATCGCCGCGGGGGGCATCATCCTCGAGGTGGGCGGGCTCCTGCAGCACGGTTCGATCATCGCCCGCGAGTACGGAAAACCCTGTGTGGTCGGCATCGAGAACGCCACCGCGATACTCTCGGACGGGCAGGTGGTGGAGGTGAACGGCAGCCTCGGAACGGTGAGGATAGACGGTCTGAGCGGGTAA
- a CDS encoding nucleotidyltransferase domain-containing protein, which yields MLEALISSKTRVKLLTLFLLNPESKFYIREIVRMTGENINGVRRELANLESFGLLVGERKGNQQYFGVDRDFFIYHELQQIVLKTEGVARIIRENLSLVQTIECMFIYGSFAQGTAGGKSDIDLFIVGDVDEKTLIPLVHTSERAIGREINYSLMRSSEFTRRREDGDPFVKNVMSERKIMIIGNCDD from the coding sequence ATGCTGGAGGCGCTCATCTCCTCAAAGACCCGGGTCAAACTCCTCACCCTGTTTCTGCTCAATCCGGAGAGCAAGTTCTACATTCGCGAGATCGTCCGCATGACCGGTGAGAATATCAACGGAGTGCGCCGCGAGCTTGCAAATCTGGAGTCATTCGGTCTTCTTGTCGGGGAGCGAAAGGGGAATCAGCAGTACTTCGGTGTCGACCGTGATTTCTTCATCTACCATGAGCTCCAGCAGATCGTGCTGAAGACCGAAGGAGTCGCACGGATCATCCGGGAGAACCTCTCGCTCGTGCAGACTATCGAGTGCATGTTCATCTACGGATCATTTGCACAGGGAACCGCAGGAGGAAAGAGCGATATCGACCTCTTCATCGTGGGCGATGTGGACGAAAAAACGCTGATCCCGCTCGTGCATACAAGCGAACGCGCGATCGGGCGGGAGATCAACTACTCGCTCATGCGCAGCAGTGAATTTACCCGGCGAAGAGAGGACGGAGATCCTTTCGTAAAGAATGTAATGAGTGAGAGAAAGATCATGATCATCGGAAACTGCGATGATTGA